The following coding sequences are from one Novosphingobium sp. Gsoil 351 window:
- the rbfA gene encoding 30S ribosome-binding factor RbfA, protein MARPPASPEMRSVRLLKVGEQVRHVLSELLLRQEVHDDTLTAHSVSVTEVRMSPDLRHATVFVKPLLGEDEEVVLKALRTNTAFFQREVAARLKLRFAAKLKFLGDESFDEAARIERLLRDPKVARDLGADEAG, encoded by the coding sequence ATGGCCCGCCCCCCAGCCAGCCCCGAAATGCGTAGTGTCCGTCTGCTCAAGGTTGGCGAGCAGGTGCGCCATGTCCTGTCCGAACTGCTCCTGCGCCAGGAAGTCCATGACGACACCCTGACCGCGCACTCGGTTTCAGTCACCGAAGTCCGCATGTCGCCAGATTTGCGCCATGCAACCGTGTTCGTGAAGCCGTTGCTCGGCGAGGACGAGGAAGTGGTGCTCAAGGCGCTGCGCACCAACACCGCGTTCTTCCAGCGCGAAGTCGCCGCCCGCCTCAAGCTCCGCTTCGCCGCCAAGCTGAAGTTCCTGGGCGACGAAAGCTTCGATGAGGCAGCAAGGATCGAACGCCTCCTGCGCGATCCAAAGGTGGCGCGGGATCTGGGCGCCGACGAGGCCGGCTGA
- a CDS encoding DUF1697 domain-containing protein, giving the protein MPRYVAFLGSINVGGNRLSMADLRAAFEAEDLERVETVVASGNVLFDFPQRPTPGLEEKLGLMMRDRFEMEGAVCVRDRAEVAAAISDNPFAGVGEDKLVHTHFLERPADADQFAVLVADHAGRGPEKVALGDRALFIDYVDGVGDSRLTGKFLERRLGCRGTARNIRSLARILAKMDEA; this is encoded by the coding sequence ATGCCCCGCTACGTCGCCTTTCTTGGCAGCATCAATGTCGGCGGCAACCGGCTGTCGATGGCCGACTTGCGTGCGGCGTTCGAGGCGGAGGATCTCGAGCGGGTCGAGACCGTGGTCGCCAGCGGCAACGTGCTGTTCGATTTTCCCCAGCGGCCGACGCCCGGTCTCGAGGAAAAACTTGGGTTGATGATGCGCGACAGGTTCGAAATGGAAGGCGCGGTGTGCGTGCGCGACCGTGCCGAGGTCGCTGCGGCGATTTCCGACAATCCGTTCGCAGGCGTGGGAGAGGACAAGCTGGTCCACACCCACTTCCTCGAACGCCCCGCCGATGCCGATCAGTTCGCGGTACTTGTCGCCGACCACGCTGGCCGGGGCCCTGAGAAGGTGGCGCTGGGTGACCGCGCACTGTTCATCGACTACGTCGACGGAGTGGGCGACAGCCGCCTGACCGGTAAGTTCCTCGAACGCCGCCTCGGCTGCCGCGGCACCGCGCGCAATATCCGCTCGCTTGCGCGAATCCTTGCCAAGATGGATGAGGCTTGA
- the truB gene encoding tRNA pseudouridine(55) synthase TruB — MTQPNGWLILDKPVGLGSTQAVGAVKRNLREAGYGKVKTGHGGTLDPLASGVLPIALGEATKLAGRMLDGDKVYEFTVHFGAETDTLDLEGTVVAQSDIRPTLAAVDAVMARFTGAIEQVPPAFSALMVEGRRAYDLARAGEEVALPARAVTIHSLTAGVERSRDTGAGTSTSLDTSGYLSCLSLTAHVSKGTYIRSLARDFARALGTVGHVTYLRRIRAGPFGLDAAISLDMLEEIGKGARLENSLLPLEAGLDGIPALDLGPEQARAVHQGRVLTGLAFQDGVCWARYGDRPLALLQVAGGNATVLRGFNLPDTAE; from the coding sequence GTGACGCAGCCCAACGGCTGGCTGATCCTCGACAAGCCGGTGGGCCTCGGCTCGACTCAGGCGGTCGGCGCGGTCAAGCGCAACTTGCGCGAGGCCGGGTACGGCAAGGTCAAGACCGGGCACGGCGGGACACTCGATCCACTGGCCAGCGGCGTGCTGCCGATCGCGCTGGGCGAGGCGACCAAGCTGGCCGGGCGGATGCTCGACGGCGACAAGGTCTATGAGTTCACGGTTCACTTCGGGGCGGAGACCGACACGCTCGACCTCGAGGGGACGGTTGTCGCGCAAAGCGACATTCGCCCGACATTGGCGGCGGTCGACGCGGTGATGGCGCGGTTTACCGGCGCGATCGAACAGGTACCGCCCGCGTTCTCGGCGCTGATGGTCGAGGGGCGGCGGGCATACGATCTGGCGCGGGCAGGGGAGGAAGTGGCGCTTCCGGCCAGAGCCGTCACCATCCATTCCCTCACCGCTGGTGTCGAGCGAAGTCGAGACACCGGCGCCGGCACCTCTACTTCGCTCGACACCAGCGGGTATTTGAGTTGCTTGTCGCTCACCGCTCACGTCTCGAAGGGCACCTACATCCGCAGTCTTGCGCGCGACTTCGCCCGCGCCCTCGGCACGGTGGGTCACGTTACCTATCTGCGCCGCATCAGGGCAGGGCCGTTCGGGCTGGACGCCGCGATTTCGCTGGACATGCTGGAAGAAATCGGCAAGGGCGCGCGCCTTGAGAACTCTCTCTTGCCGCTGGAGGCGGGGCTGGACGGTATCCCGGCTCTCGACCTCGGCCCGGAACAGGCAAGGGCGGTCCACCAGGGCCGCGTTCTGACCGGGCTGGCCTTTCAGGATGGGGTCTGCTGGGCGCGATACGGCGATAGGCCGCTCGCGCTGCTGCAGGTCGCTGGCGGCAACGCCACCGTGCTGCGAGGCTTCAACCTTCCCGATACCGCGGAGTAA
- a CDS encoding thymidine kinase, which yields MAKLYFYYASMNAGKSTTLLQADFNYRERGMATMLWTAALDDRGGEKAIESRIGLATDAHRFDAATDLWEQVTAAHGMKPLACVLVDEAQFLTHAQVWQLARLADEAGIPVLCYGLRTDFKGELFPGSATLLGIADALIELKAVCYCGRKATMNLRVDAGGGAVLEGAQTEIGGNDRYVALCRRHFSEALR from the coding sequence ATGGCGAAGCTCTATTTCTACTACGCCAGCATGAACGCAGGCAAGTCGACCACGCTGCTTCAGGCCGACTTCAACTATCGCGAGCGGGGCATGGCGACTATGCTGTGGACCGCGGCGCTCGACGATCGCGGCGGGGAAAAGGCGATCGAAAGCCGGATCGGGCTGGCGACCGACGCGCACCGCTTCGATGCCGCCACCGACTTGTGGGAGCAGGTCACCGCGGCCCACGGGATGAAGCCACTGGCTTGCGTCCTGGTCGACGAGGCGCAGTTCCTCACGCACGCGCAAGTCTGGCAGCTCGCCCGTTTGGCGGACGAGGCGGGCATTCCGGTGCTCTGCTACGGCTTGCGCACCGATTTCAAGGGCGAGCTGTTTCCCGGATCGGCCACATTGCTTGGGATCGCCGATGCGCTGATCGAGCTCAAGGCGGTCTGTTACTGTGGACGCAAGGCTACAATGAACCTGCGGGTCGACGCGGGGGGAGGCGCGGTCCTTGAAGGCGCGCAGACCGAGATCGGCGGAAACGATCGCTATGTCGCGCTATGTCGGCGACATTTCAGCGAGGCATTGCGCTGA
- a CDS encoding DUF2474 family protein, producing MAIIEPRLETPATPEPLWRRLCWLAVYWAGGVAVLAIVALILRWIVG from the coding sequence ATGGCTATCATTGAACCGCGGCTGGAGACGCCTGCAACGCCCGAGCCGCTGTGGCGGCGGCTGTGCTGGCTGGCGGTCTATTGGGCGGGCGGCGTCGCCGTGCTGGCAATCGTCGCGTTGATTCTGCGCTGGATCGTCGGCTGA
- the pnp gene encoding polyribonucleotide nucleotidyltransferase, whose product MFDTKTVSMEWGGKTLTLETGRIARQANGAVLATYGETVVLCAVTAAKSVKEGQDFFPLTVHYQEKFSAAGRIPGGFFKRERGATEKETLTSRLIDRPVRPLFPEGFYNEINVIAQVLSYDGETEPDVVAMIAASAALTISGLPFMGPIAAARVGYEDGEYTLNPKQETAAAGALDLVVAATGNAVMMVESEAKELSEEVMLGAVIFAHDEIKKVVNLIIDLAEKAAKEPWDVAVSDNSGIKAKLKELIGADIAAAYKLTDKSARSDALNAARDKAKAAFADQDGQTQMAAIKSVKKVEADIVRGAIIKGEKRIDGRTNTQVRPIEAIVGFLPRTHGSALFTRGETQAICTTTLGTRESEQMIDGLEGLTYSNFMLHYNFPPYSVGEVGRFGAPSRRDTGHGKLAWRALRAVLPSKEDFPYTIRVLSDITESNGSSSMATVCGGSLSMMDAGVPITRPVSGIAMGLILEGTEFTVLSDILGDEDHLGDMDFKVAGTSEGITTMQMDIKVAGITREIFEAALNQAKAGRAHILGEMTKALGSARTELSDYAPRIETMQIDKSKIREVIGTGGKVIREIVAETGAKVDIDDEGLIKLSSSDPAQIEAARKWILGIVEEAEVGKIYDGKVVTIVDFGAFVNFMGGKDGLVHVSEMRNERVEKPTDVVSEGQAVKVKVLEIDPRGKVRLSMRVVDQETGEELPDTRPPREPRGDRPGGDRRPGGGGRDRDRGPRRDGGGDRGPRRDGGGDRDRGPRRERSEGGAEGSGAGGNADHMPAFLKQED is encoded by the coding sequence ATGTTCGACACCAAAACCGTATCCATGGAGTGGGGCGGCAAGACCCTCACGCTGGAAACTGGGCGCATCGCGCGCCAGGCCAATGGCGCCGTGCTGGCGACCTATGGCGAAACCGTGGTGCTGTGCGCCGTGACGGCCGCCAAATCCGTGAAGGAAGGGCAGGATTTCTTCCCGCTCACCGTCCACTACCAGGAAAAGTTCTCCGCCGCCGGGCGCATCCCAGGTGGCTTCTTCAAGCGTGAGCGCGGCGCCACCGAAAAGGAAACGCTGACCAGCCGCCTGATCGACCGTCCCGTCCGTCCGCTGTTCCCTGAAGGGTTCTACAACGAAATCAACGTGATCGCGCAGGTCCTGTCGTATGACGGCGAGACCGAGCCCGATGTCGTGGCGATGATCGCGGCCTCGGCGGCGCTGACCATCTCCGGCCTGCCCTTCATGGGCCCGATCGCCGCCGCGCGCGTCGGATACGAAGACGGCGAATACACCCTCAACCCCAAGCAGGAAACCGCCGCCGCGGGCGCGCTCGACCTCGTCGTCGCCGCCACCGGCAATGCGGTGATGATGGTCGAATCCGAAGCCAAGGAGCTTTCGGAAGAAGTCATGCTCGGCGCGGTGATCTTCGCCCACGACGAGATCAAAAAGGTCGTCAACCTGATTATCGACCTCGCCGAAAAGGCCGCCAAGGAGCCTTGGGACGTCGCGGTCAGCGACAACTCAGGAATCAAGGCGAAGCTCAAGGAGCTGATCGGCGCGGACATCGCAGCGGCCTACAAGCTGACCGACAAGTCGGCCCGCTCGGACGCGCTCAACGCGGCGCGCGACAAGGCCAAGGCGGCATTCGCCGACCAGGACGGCCAGACCCAGATGGCCGCGATCAAGTCGGTCAAGAAGGTCGAGGCGGATATCGTCCGCGGCGCGATCATCAAGGGCGAGAAGCGCATCGATGGCCGCACCAACACTCAGGTCCGTCCGATCGAGGCGATCGTCGGCTTCCTGCCGCGCACCCACGGTTCGGCGCTGTTCACCCGGGGCGAGACCCAGGCGATCTGCACCACCACGCTCGGCACCCGCGAAAGCGAGCAGATGATCGACGGGTTGGAGGGGCTGACCTACTCCAACTTCATGCTCCATTATAACTTCCCGCCGTATTCGGTGGGCGAAGTCGGCCGCTTCGGCGCGCCGAGCCGCCGCGACACCGGCCACGGCAAGCTGGCCTGGCGCGCGCTACGCGCGGTGCTGCCGAGCAAGGAAGACTTCCCCTACACGATCCGCGTGTTGTCGGACATCACCGAGTCCAACGGTTCGTCGTCGATGGCGACGGTCTGCGGCGGTTCGCTGTCGATGATGGACGCGGGCGTGCCGATCACGCGGCCCGTGTCCGGCATCGCGATGGGCCTGATCCTTGAAGGGACCGAGTTCACCGTGCTCAGCGACATCCTCGGCGACGAGGATCACCTCGGCGACATGGACTTCAAGGTCGCCGGCACGTCCGAGGGCATCACCACGATGCAGATGGACATCAAGGTCGCCGGGATCACCCGCGAGATCTTCGAGGCCGCGCTCAACCAGGCCAAGGCCGGGCGCGCGCATATCCTGGGCGAAATGACCAAGGCGCTGGGCTCTGCCCGCACCGAGCTGTCCGACTATGCGCCGCGGATCGAGACGATGCAGATCGACAAGTCGAAGATCCGCGAAGTCATCGGCACCGGCGGCAAGGTGATCCGCGAGATCGTTGCCGAAACCGGCGCCAAGGTCGACATCGACGACGAAGGTCTGATCAAGCTCTCCTCGTCCGATCCGGCGCAGATCGAAGCGGCGCGCAAGTGGATCCTCGGCATCGTCGAGGAAGCCGAAGTCGGCAAGATCTACGACGGAAAGGTCGTCACGATCGTCGATTTCGGGGCGTTCGTGAACTTCATGGGCGGCAAGGACGGCCTCGTCCACGTGTCTGAAATGCGCAACGAGCGGGTCGAAAAGCCCACCGACGTCGTGTCCGAAGGCCAAGCGGTCAAGGTCAAGGTCCTCGAGATCGATCCGCGCGGCAAAGTTCGCCTGTCGATGCGCGTCGTCGATCAGGAAACCGGCGAAGAACTGCCCGACACCCGTCCGCCGCGCGAACCGCGCGGCGATCGTCCGGGCGGTGATCGTCGCCCGGGCGGCGGCGGTCGCGACCGTGACCGGGGGCCGCGCCGTGATGGCGGCGGCGACCGCGGACCGCGCCGTGACGGCGGCGGCGATCGTGACCGGGGGCCGCGTCGCGAGCGCTCGGAAGGCGGCGCCGAAGGCTCCGGGGCGGGAGGCAACGCCGACCACATGCCGGCGTTCCTGAAGCAGGAAGACTGA
- a CDS encoding spermidine synthase encodes MIARQHLATAFVPGGEELRLYSHDRDFMILLKRDELMSTRMRGSEEALAVQTIARLGGKPAPRLLIGGYGMGFTLRAALAALDDTAQVTVAELVPEIVDWARGPMAELSAGCLDDPRVRLEFGDVADAIGATIASWDAILLDVDNGPDGLVRPANDRIYSPVGLAAAKRALRPGGVLAVWSAAPDAGFTRRLRSAGFQVEDVSISARANGKGPRHVIWFARRPS; translated from the coding sequence ATGATCGCCCGCCAGCATCTCGCGACCGCATTCGTCCCCGGCGGCGAGGAGTTGCGGTTGTATTCGCATGACCGCGACTTCATGATCCTGCTCAAACGCGACGAACTGATGAGCACCCGCATGCGAGGCTCGGAAGAGGCGCTGGCGGTCCAGACGATCGCGCGGCTCGGGGGCAAGCCCGCTCCGCGGCTGCTGATTGGCGGATACGGCATGGGATTCACCCTGCGCGCGGCCCTTGCCGCTCTCGATGACACAGCGCAGGTGACGGTTGCCGAACTGGTTCCCGAAATCGTCGATTGGGCGCGGGGGCCAATGGCCGAGCTGTCCGCGGGCTGCCTTGACGATCCGCGGGTGCGGCTCGAGTTTGGGGATGTCGCCGACGCCATAGGCGCGACCATTGCGAGTTGGGACGCGATCCTGCTCGACGTCGACAACGGACCGGACGGGCTGGTCCGCCCGGCCAACGACCGGATCTATTCGCCGGTCGGACTGGCCGCTGCGAAGCGTGCGTTGCGGCCCGGCGGTGTCCTCGCGGTGTGGTCCGCCGCGCCGGACGCGGGCTTCACCCGGCGGCTTCGCTCGGCCGGATTCCAGGTCGAGGACGTCTCGATCTCGGCCCGCGCCAACGGCAAGGGTCCGCGACATGTGATTTGGTTCGCGCGGCGCCCGTCGTGA
- a CDS encoding DUF448 domain-containing protein, whose amino-acid sequence MRTPHNEQVGSDIPVDPAERTCVLSGEKAARDALIRLAVSPEGEVFPDALAKAPGRGAWLGVSRGDLEIALAKGKFVGAMKRAFKGAPIAVAAELPAMIEAALSRAFTDRLGLELRAGKVLLGSDRIADNARAGKVAWIGHAADASEDGSRKLDQAWRVGENAEGTGRGGIRLPLDRAALSVALGRDNVVHLALTDAAAAARLAVPLGRLLRFLGHTTETASRDSARAGDLILNEGL is encoded by the coding sequence ATGCGGACTCCTCACAATGAGCAAGTAGGCTCCGACATCCCGGTCGATCCGGCGGAGCGGACCTGCGTCCTCTCCGGCGAGAAGGCCGCGCGCGACGCGCTGATCCGGCTGGCGGTATCGCCAGAAGGGGAGGTGTTTCCCGATGCCCTGGCCAAGGCGCCCGGGCGCGGAGCGTGGCTGGGTGTGTCGCGCGGTGACCTTGAGATCGCGCTGGCGAAGGGGAAGTTCGTGGGAGCGATGAAACGTGCCTTCAAAGGTGCGCCGATCGCGGTCGCCGCCGAGTTGCCCGCCATGATCGAAGCGGCATTGAGCCGCGCGTTCACCGATCGTCTTGGTCTCGAACTGCGCGCGGGCAAGGTACTGCTGGGGTCCGACCGCATCGCCGATAATGCCCGAGCGGGAAAAGTCGCCTGGATCGGCCACGCCGCCGACGCCAGCGAGGACGGCAGCCGCAAGCTCGATCAGGCTTGGAGGGTGGGCGAGAACGCCGAAGGAACCGGGCGCGGGGGAATCCGATTGCCGCTGGACCGCGCGGCTTTGTCTGTGGCATTGGGCCGCGACAACGTCGTCCACCTGGCGCTTACCGATGCTGCGGCTGCTGCAAGGCTGGCCGTGCCTCTGGGGCGCCTGTTGCGCTTCCTGGGCCACACGACAGAAACCGCCTCGCGCGATTCAGCGCGGGCGGGTGATTTGATTTTGAACGAAGGGCTGTGA
- a CDS encoding site-2 protease family protein: MSDTIYQAAALILPLIVAIVFHEVAHGWVANALGDPTAKERRRLSLNPFRHVDPIGTVVLPGLLALVKAPVFGWAKPVPVIKQRLRNPRFGMMAVAAAGPGSNLLLAAIGAVVLGLLVRGVGDAQPAEPLRFIALNLGNFLTINIFLALFNLLPIPPFDGSHIVEGLLPPRAAATYDKLRPLGFPLVFVLLIGLPYLIPGFDLVSRIVLPPVQWLGNHYYALAQAVAGQ; the protein is encoded by the coding sequence TTGAGCGATACGATTTATCAGGCGGCGGCGCTGATCCTGCCGCTTATCGTTGCCATCGTCTTCCACGAAGTTGCTCACGGCTGGGTTGCCAACGCGCTCGGCGATCCGACCGCGAAAGAGCGTCGGCGGTTGAGCCTCAATCCTTTTCGTCATGTAGATCCGATCGGGACCGTGGTGCTTCCTGGGTTGCTGGCGCTGGTCAAGGCGCCGGTGTTCGGCTGGGCAAAGCCGGTGCCGGTGATCAAGCAACGGCTGCGCAACCCGCGCTTCGGGATGATGGCAGTGGCCGCCGCCGGGCCGGGCAGCAACCTGTTGCTCGCCGCGATCGGCGCGGTGGTGCTGGGGCTCCTGGTGCGCGGCGTGGGCGATGCGCAACCGGCCGAGCCGCTTCGCTTCATTGCGCTCAACCTTGGCAATTTTCTGACGATCAACATCTTCTTGGCCCTGTTCAACCTTCTGCCGATCCCGCCGTTCGACGGTTCGCACATTGTCGAGGGCCTGCTTCCGCCGCGCGCCGCCGCGACATACGACAAGCTGCGACCGCTGGGGTTTCCGCTGGTGTTCGTGCTTCTGATCGGGTTGCCGTACCTGATCCCAGGGTTCGATCTGGTCAGCCGGATCGTGCTGCCGCCGGTCCAGTGGCTGGGCAACCACTACTATGCACTGGCGCAGGCGGTGGCGGGGCAGTGA
- the infB gene encoding translation initiation factor IF-2: MSETDNKPTLGRKPLGLKRTLDAGEVKQTFSHGRTNKVVVEVKRRKILGKPGETPVAAPEPVAPPPPPPVAEAPRPAPRAPAPSAESRQELQARLLREAEEARLKSSEDNRRREQEERARAAEAEKRRAEGKDEVVAPPPPPPPVAETAAPVAGEPPVAGPDADQPADAAAAETETATATEGNAAPAPRRFTPVAGVKRPVEPKKVAHPRDKSGGESRRQAGKLTVTRALNEDEGARARSLAALKRAREKEKRAHFAGKSQPREKQSREVVVPEGITVQELANRMAEKGADLVKALFKLGMMVTVNQTIDQDTAELLVEEFGHTIQRVSASDIDIDTSVDVDAEDTLQKRPPVVTIMGHVDHGKTSVLDALRGTDVVRGEAGGITQHIGAYQIKTKGGELVTFLDTPGHEAFTEMRQRGANVTDIVVLVVAADDGIMPQTVEAIRHTQAAGVPMIVAINKIDKPEANAQRIRERLLEHEVVVEAMSGDVQDVEVSAKTGAGLDDLIEKILLQAELLELRANPDRAAEATVIEAKLDKGKGPLATVLVTRGTLKTGDVLVVGTQSGRVRAMIDDKGRQIKEATPAMPVEVLGIGGVPHAGDQLTVVENEQRAREVASYRQEKATDLRTATAPASLDTMFSALADKANLIEYPVVIKADVQGSTEAIVNALHKISNDEIKVRVLNSGVGAITESDVTLAHASGAPIVGFNVRPNAKAREMIERHKVRMKYFDVIYHLTDDIRQEMAGQWGPERIETVVGRAEVKEVFTSGKRDKAAGLLVLEGIIRKGIDARLTRGDVIVSQTTIASLRRFKDDVPEVRSGLECGVVLADTNDVKPGDMLEVFEVEMRDRTL; this comes from the coding sequence ATGAGCGAGACCGACAACAAACCGACGCTGGGCCGCAAGCCGCTGGGGCTCAAGCGCACGCTCGACGCGGGCGAGGTCAAGCAGACCTTCAGCCACGGCCGCACCAACAAAGTGGTGGTCGAGGTCAAGCGGCGTAAGATCCTCGGCAAACCTGGGGAGACGCCGGTTGCCGCGCCAGAGCCGGTTGCCCCGCCCCCACCTCCGCCCGTTGCGGAGGCTCCCCGCCCGGCGCCGCGTGCGCCCGCGCCCAGCGCCGAGAGCCGCCAGGAGCTTCAAGCTCGCCTGCTGCGTGAAGCCGAGGAGGCCCGGCTCAAGAGCTCCGAGGACAACCGGCGTCGCGAACAGGAAGAGCGCGCCCGTGCGGCCGAGGCCGAAAAGCGCCGGGCCGAAGGCAAGGACGAAGTCGTCGCCCCGCCGCCGCCGCCACCGCCCGTGGCCGAAACCGCCGCGCCCGTCGCCGGCGAACCGCCCGTCGCCGGGCCGGACGCGGATCAGCCGGCCGATGCTGCCGCTGCTGAAACCGAAACCGCAACCGCAACCGAAGGAAACGCCGCTCCCGCGCCGCGTCGGTTCACCCCGGTCGCCGGGGTCAAGCGTCCTGTGGAACCCAAGAAGGTTGCCCATCCGCGCGACAAGAGCGGCGGCGAAAGCCGGCGCCAGGCGGGCAAGCTCACTGTCACCCGCGCGCTTAACGAGGACGAGGGCGCCCGTGCCCGTTCGCTCGCCGCGCTAAAGCGCGCGCGCGAAAAGGAAAAGCGTGCGCATTTCGCGGGTAAGTCGCAGCCGCGCGAAAAGCAGAGCCGTGAAGTCGTGGTGCCCGAAGGGATCACCGTCCAGGAACTCGCCAACCGCATGGCCGAGAAGGGCGCGGATCTAGTCAAGGCGCTGTTCAAGCTGGGGATGATGGTCACCGTCAACCAGACGATCGATCAGGACACCGCCGAGCTGCTGGTCGAAGAATTCGGCCACACAATCCAGCGCGTCTCGGCAAGCGATATCGACATCGACACCTCGGTTGATGTCGATGCAGAGGATACGCTGCAGAAACGTCCGCCGGTGGTCACGATCATGGGCCATGTCGATCACGGCAAGACAAGCGTGCTCGACGCGCTGCGCGGGACCGACGTAGTCCGCGGCGAGGCGGGCGGCATTACCCAGCATATTGGCGCTTATCAGATCAAGACCAAGGGCGGTGAGCTGGTCACGTTCCTCGACACGCCCGGCCACGAGGCGTTCACCGAGATGCGCCAGCGGGGTGCTAACGTGACTGACATCGTGGTGCTGGTGGTCGCTGCCGACGACGGAATCATGCCTCAAACGGTCGAGGCGATCCGCCACACGCAGGCCGCGGGCGTGCCGATGATTGTGGCGATCAACAAGATCGACAAGCCCGAAGCCAACGCCCAGCGGATCCGCGAGCGTCTGCTCGAGCACGAGGTCGTGGTCGAGGCGATGTCGGGCGATGTTCAGGACGTGGAGGTTTCGGCCAAGACCGGGGCCGGGCTCGACGACCTGATCGAGAAGATCCTGCTTCAGGCAGAGTTGCTCGAGCTGCGCGCCAACCCCGATCGTGCGGCGGAAGCCACGGTGATTGAGGCCAAGCTGGACAAGGGCAAGGGTCCGCTGGCGACCGTGCTGGTTACCCGCGGTACGCTCAAGACCGGCGACGTGCTGGTCGTGGGCACCCAATCGGGCCGGGTCCGCGCGATGATTGACGACAAGGGCCGCCAGATCAAGGAGGCCACGCCGGCAATGCCGGTCGAAGTGCTCGGCATCGGCGGGGTACCGCACGCTGGCGATCAGCTCACCGTGGTCGAGAACGAGCAGCGCGCGCGCGAAGTAGCGTCGTATCGCCAGGAAAAGGCCACCGATCTGCGCACCGCGACCGCGCCAGCCAGCCTCGACACGATGTTCTCGGCGCTGGCCGACAAGGCAAACCTCATCGAGTATCCGGTGGTCATCAAGGCCGACGTCCAGGGCTCGACCGAGGCCATCGTCAACGCTCTCCACAAGATCTCCAACGACGAGATCAAGGTCCGGGTGCTCAACTCGGGCGTGGGCGCGATCACCGAGAGCGACGTGACCCTGGCGCATGCCTCGGGCGCGCCGATCGTCGGCTTCAATGTGCGCCCCAACGCCAAGGCGCGCGAGATGATCGAGCGCCACAAGGTGCGGATGAAGTACTTCGACGTAATCTATCACCTGACCGACGACATCCGCCAGGAGATGGCCGGGCAGTGGGGGCCAGAACGGATCGAAACCGTCGTCGGCCGCGCCGAGGTCAAGGAGGTCTTCACTTCGGGCAAGCGCGACAAGGCCGCGGGCCTGCTGGTGCTCGAAGGGATCATTCGCAAGGGCATCGATGCGCGCCTCACCCGTGGCGACGTCATCGTCAGTCAGACCACGATCGCGAGCCTGCGCCGCTTCAAGGACGATGTCCCCGAAGTGCGCTCGGGCCTCGAGTGCGGCGTGGTCTTGGCCGACACCAACGATGTCAAGCCAGGCGACATGCTCGAAGTGTTCGAGGTGGAGATGAGGGACCGGACGCTGTAA
- the rpsO gene encoding 30S ribosomal protein S15 produces MSVSAEQKTSIIQDNARNPGDTGSPEVQVAILTTRINNLQGHFKTNHKDNHSRRGLLTMVNKRRSLLDYLKKKDVARYNALIAKLGLRK; encoded by the coding sequence ATGTCGGTTTCCGCCGAACAGAAGACGAGCATCATCCAGGACAACGCCCGCAACCCGGGCGATACCGGTTCTCCCGAAGTCCAGGTCGCGATCCTGACAACGCGGATCAACAATCTGCAGGGCCACTTCAAGACCAATCACAAGGACAACCATTCGCGCCGCGGCCTGCTGACGATGGTCAACAAGCGCCGTTCGCTGCTCGACTATCTGAAGAAGAAGGATGTCGCGCGCTACAACGCGCTCATCGCCAAGCTCGGGCTTCGCAAGTAA